From Corvus cornix cornix isolate S_Up_H32 chromosome 17, ASM73873v5, whole genome shotgun sequence, the proteins below share one genomic window:
- the LOC104688482 gene encoding surfeit locus protein 1, giving the protein MAALVLRAGPKLLRERRGRGRLGAAGPGRASPCLIRRTLFGYPLTKTGSGLVQKTRDVCLRFCKPQSSTAAADTSGEDTLLKWGLLLIPLTTFGLGTWQVQRRKWKLDLIAQLASRITADPIPLTLDPMELKELEYRPVKVRGRFDHSKELYILPRSLVDPEREAREAGRITSHPENGANVVTPFYCTELGVMILVNRGFVPRKKLKPETRLKGQIEDEIDLTGVVRLTEKRKPFVPENNIEKNRWHYRDLEAMAKVTGAEPIFIDADFRSTVPGGPIGGQTRVSLRNEHMQYIVTWYSLCAATAFLWYKKFIQKLPL; this is encoded by the exons GCATCGCCGTGCTTGATCAGAAGAACATTGTTTGGATATCCCCTAACTAAAACAGGTTCTGGTCTGGTTCAAAAGACTAGAG ATGTTTGTTTGAGGTTCTGCAAACCACAAAGTTctacagcagctgctgacacaTCTGGAGAGGATACCTTGCTGAAATGGGGCCTTCTCCTGATCCCTCTGACCACCTTTGGTCTTGGCACATGGCAG GTTCAGCGGCGCAAGTGGAAATTAGATTTGATTGCACAACTGGCATCAAGAATCACAGCAGATCCCATTCCTCTGACATTAGA CCCCATGGAACTGAAGGAGTTGGAGTACAGACCTGTGAAGGTCCGAGGGCGTTTTGACCACTCCAAGGAGCTCTACATCCTGCCCCGCTCCCTGGTGGACCCCGAGCGCGAAGCCCGGGAAGCCGGGAGGATCACATCCCACCCGGAGAACGGAGCCAACGTCGTCACCCCCTTCTACTGCACGGAGCTCGG GGTCATGATTTTGGTCAACCGAGGATTTGTGCCCAGGAAGAAATTGAAACCGGAGACCAGGCTGAAGGGACAG ATTGAAGATGAAATTGATCTCACTGGGGTGGTAAGgttaacagaaaaaaggaaacccTTTGTGCCTGAAAATAACATTGAAAAAAACCGCTGGCACTACCGGGACCTGGAGGCCATGGCCAAGGTGACCGGTGCTGAGCCCATCTTCATCGATGCAGATTTCA GAAGCACAGTCCCGGGGGGGCCCATCGGGGGCCAGACCAGGGTGAGCCTGCGGAACGAGCACATGCAGTACATCGTCACCTG GTACAGCTTGTGTGCTGCAACTGCCTTCTTGTGGTACAAGAAATTTATACAGAAGCTACCTTTGTGA
- the RPL7A gene encoding 60S ribosomal protein L7a: protein MPKGKKAKGKKVAPAPAVVKKQEAKKVVNPLFEKRPKNFGIGQDIQPKRDLTRFVKWPRYIRLQRQRSILYKRLKVPPAINQFTQALDRQTATQLLKLAHKYRPENKQEKKQRLLARAEQKAAGKGDAPTKRPPVLRAGINTVTTLVENKKAQLVVIAHDVDPIELVVFLPALCRKMGVPYCIIKGKARLGRLVHRKTCTSVAFTQVNPEDKGALAKLVEAVKTNYNDRYDEIRRHWGGNVLGPKSVARIAKLEKAKAKELATKLG from the exons ATG CCGAAAGGAAAGAAGGCCAAGGGCAAGAAGGTGGCCCCGGCCCCTGCTGTAGTCAAGAAGCAGGAGGCCAAGAAGGTTGTCAATCCCCTCTTCGAGAAGAGGCCCAAGAATTTTGGCATTG GACAGGATATCCAGCCCAAGCGTGACCTCACCCGGTTTGTGAAATGGCCACGCTACATCCGGCTGCAGCGCCAGAGGTCCATCCTCTACAAGCGCCTGAAGGTGCCTCCTGCCATCAACCAGTTCACCCAGGCCCTGGATCGCCAGACAG CTACACAGCTTCTGAAGCTGGCACACAAATACAGGCCTGAAAATAAGCAAGAGAAGAAGCAGAGGCTACTGGCTCGTGCTGagcagaaagctgcaggaaagggaGATGCTCCAACCAAGCGGCCACCGGTCCTCCGAGCAG GTATTAATACTGTCACAACTCTGGTGGAGAACAAGAAAGCTCAGCTTGTTGTTATTGCCCACGATGTAGACCCTATTGAG CTGGTGGTtttcctgccagccctgtgccgCAAGATGGGGGTTCCCTACTGCATCATCAAGGgcaaagccaggctgggcagaCTGGTCCACAGGAAGACCTGCACCTCCGTGGCCTTCACCCAGGTTAACCC GGAGGATAAGGGAGCCCTTGCCAAGCTGGTGGAGGCTGTCAAGACCAACTACAATGACAGATATGATGAG ATCCGTCGTCACTGGGGCGGGAATGTCCTGGGTCCAAAATCGGTGGCTCGCATTGCAAAGCTTGAGAAAGCAAAGGCTAAAGAACTGGCCACGAAGCTGGGCTGA
- the MED22 gene encoding mediator of RNA polymerase II transcription subunit 22 isoform X2 — MAQPRVLPQSKETLLQSYNKRLKDDVKSIMDNFTEIIKTAKIEDETQVSRATQGEQDNYEMHVRAANIVRAGESLMKLVSDLKQFLILNDFPSVNEAINQRNQQLRSLQEECDKKLIALRDEISIDLYELEEEYYSSSLCDSNDLPLCEAYWRQDFATLSPESLSMPLAAATAEQSVATSQSSTPSHPHVNGHGAGPAEHS, encoded by the exons ATGGCGCAGCCCCGGGTGCTGCCCCAGAGCAAGGAGACCCTGCTGCAGTCCTACAACAAGCGCCTCAAGGACGATGTCAAGTCCATCATGGACAACTTCACCGAGATCATCAAGACGGCCAAG ATCGAGGATGAAACTCAAGTCTCTCGAGCAACCCAGGGTGAACAAGATAACTACGAGATGCATGTCAGAGCTGCAAATATT GTCCGAGCTGGCGAGTCCCTGATGAAACTTGTGTCTGACCTGAAGCAGTTCTTGATCCTCAATGATTTCCCCTCTGTGAACGAGGCCATCAACCAGCGCAACCAGCAGCTGAGGAGTCTGCAGGAGGAGTGTGACAAGAAGCTGATTGCGCTGCGGGATGAGATCTCCATTGACCTGTACGAGCTAGAAGAAGAATATTACTCTTCCAG TCTGTGTGACAGCAATGATCTCCCACTGTGCGAAGCCTACTGGAGACAAGACTTTGCCACGCTGTCCCCCGAGAGCCTCTCGATGCCTCTggcagctgccacagcagagcagagcgtTGCCACCTCGCAGAGTTCCACCCCGTCGCACCCGCACGTGAACGGGCACGGGGCGGGCCCCGCCGAGCATTCCTGA
- the MED22 gene encoding mediator of RNA polymerase II transcription subunit 22 isoform X1, which translates to MAQPRVLPQSKETLLQSYNKRLKDDVKSIMDNFTEIIKTAKIEDETQVSRATQGEQDNYEMHVRAANIVRAGESLMKLVSDLKQFLILNDFPSVNEAINQRNQQLRSLQEECDKKLIALRDEISIDLYELEEEYYSSSYSLCDSNDLPLCEAYWRQDFATLSPESLSMPLAAATAEQSVATSQSSTPSHPHVNGHGAGPAEHS; encoded by the exons ATGGCGCAGCCCCGGGTGCTGCCCCAGAGCAAGGAGACCCTGCTGCAGTCCTACAACAAGCGCCTCAAGGACGATGTCAAGTCCATCATGGACAACTTCACCGAGATCATCAAGACGGCCAAG ATCGAGGATGAAACTCAAGTCTCTCGAGCAACCCAGGGTGAACAAGATAACTACGAGATGCATGTCAGAGCTGCAAATATT GTCCGAGCTGGCGAGTCCCTGATGAAACTTGTGTCTGACCTGAAGCAGTTCTTGATCCTCAATGATTTCCCCTCTGTGAACGAGGCCATCAACCAGCGCAACCAGCAGCTGAGGAGTCTGCAGGAGGAGTGTGACAAGAAGCTGATTGCGCTGCGGGATGAGATCTCCATTGACCTGTACGAGCTAGAAGAAGAATATTACTCTTCCAG CTACAGTCTGTGTGACAGCAATGATCTCCCACTGTGCGAAGCCTACTGGAGACAAGACTTTGCCACGCTGTCCCCCGAGAGCCTCTCGATGCCTCTggcagctgccacagcagagcagagcgtTGCCACCTCGCAGAGTTCCACCCCGTCGCACCCGCACGTGAACGGGCACGGGGCGGGCCCCGCCGAGCATTCCTGA
- the SURF6 gene encoding surfeit locus protein 6 has protein sequence MASLAAQDSYLQGLARRVGVQHAPESRKRKFVSKPGQPDDAGRQVKKQKKKKPRKQAEKKNTPSAKQVVSNTSKPTPGQKAAPQASKSSPQGGTQNRNESVAAGSNSELSSPSVSAINLLRQRLHEKIKKASGQDNAKELTPAVLEKRQRRKYERERKKRRQKELKMKAKMEKKETEEVPAEPENKKEESRADIVFNRVEVHEENELNKMQKKKEKRKAVKGNITPLTGKNYKQLLSRLETRKNKLEELKEKDEKKAQELETKIKWTNALYKAEGVKIRDDEERLKEALKRKEKRKAQRKRQWEERTVRVVEKMQQRQDKRQKNIKKKKKERIEKKKARARKKGRVLPEDLKKAGLK, from the exons ATGGCCAGCTTGGCCGCCCAGGACTCCTACCTGCAGGGCTTGGCCAGGAGGGTCGGCGTGCAGCACGCCCCGGAGTCGCGGAAGAGGAAATTTG TGTCTAAGCCAGGCCAGCCCGATGATGCTGGCAGACAGgtcaagaaacagaagaaaaagaaacccaggaAGCAAGCTGAGAAGAAGAATACTCCTTCAGCCAAACAGGTGGTTTCTAACACCAGTAAACCCACTCCAGGACAGAAAGCAGCCCCTCAAGCCAGCAAATCATCTCCACAGGGTGGtacacagaacagaaatgagAGTGTGGCTGCAG gaAGTAACAGTGAACTGAGTTCCCCTTCTGTTTCTGCAATCAATCTGTTGCGTCAGAGACTCCACGAAAAGATTAAAAAGGCTTCTGGACAG GATAATGCCAAAGAATTAACTCCTGCAGTCCTGGAGAAGAGGCAGCGAAGGAAGTacgagagagagagaaagaagcgCCGGCAAAAGGAGTTGAAGATGAAGgcaaaaatggagaagaaagaaactgagGAGGTACCAGCAgagccagaaaacaaaaaggaggagagcagagctgataTTGTCTTCAACAGGGTTGAAGTTCATGAAGAGAATGAGTTGAACAAgatgcagaagaagaaagagaagaggaaagcagtgaAAGGCAATATCACTCCTCTGACAGGAAAAAACtacaagcagctgctgagcaggcTGGAGACCAGGAAGAATAAGCTGGAGGAGCTCAAGGAGAAGGACGAGAAGAAAGCTCAGGAGCTGGAGACCAAGATAAAATGGACAAATGCTCTCTATAAGGCGGAAGGGGTGAAGATCCGTGATGATGAGGAGCGTCTGAAGGAGGCCCTGAAGCGCAAGGAGAAGCGGAAAGCCCAGCGCAAGAGGCAGTGGGAGGAACggactgtgagggtggtggaaAAGATGCAGCAGCGGCAGGACAAGCGCCAGAAGAACattaagaagaagaagaaggagaggaTAGAGAAGAAGAAAGCCAGGGCCCGGAAGAAAGGCCGAGTTCTGCCAGAGGACTTGAAAAAAGCTGGGTTAAAGTGA